In the Bacillus thermozeamaize genome, one interval contains:
- a CDS encoding glycosyl transferase family 1: MKICHVITGLNDGGAEAVLYRLCTSDTENRHVVISLMDEGKYGPLLRAAGVEVYTLGMPRRKVTIGALFRLWRLLRSVRPDVVQTWMYHADLVGGVVARLAGVSTVCWGIRQTTLELGLTPRTTIMVARTCAGLSHWIPTAIVSCSHEAARVHQALGYAARKFVVVPNGYDLERFSPDTEARERLRAEWGVDAQTPLIGMVARFNPQKDHANLLAALGLLKQQGVKFRCVLVGTGMDNTNEDLTKRIAEAGLDEYVYLLGPRDDIPAIMNTLDVHVLSSAGEAFPNVLAEAMACGTPCVTTDVGDAAFIVGETGWVVPPRDSRALAEALVAALTQRQNEDSWQARKLACRERIATHFTLDAMISGYRKVWVKAAESTRTTSVKAPRNG; encoded by the coding sequence ATGAAAATTTGCCATGTCATTACCGGCCTCAACGATGGCGGGGCCGAAGCGGTGCTGTATCGGTTGTGTACGAGCGACACGGAAAACCGTCATGTGGTTATCTCTTTAATGGATGAGGGCAAGTACGGCCCGCTCTTGCGGGCGGCGGGGGTGGAGGTTTACACTCTTGGGATGCCCCGCAGGAAGGTGACTATTGGGGCGCTTTTCCGTTTATGGCGCCTACTGCGGTCCGTGCGTCCGGACGTGGTTCAAACGTGGATGTACCACGCGGATCTTGTCGGGGGAGTTGTTGCGCGTCTTGCCGGAGTATCGACGGTCTGCTGGGGCATACGCCAAACTACACTGGAGCTCGGTTTGACACCCCGCACCACGATTATGGTAGCGCGTACTTGCGCCGGGCTTTCGCATTGGATACCCACTGCCATTGTCAGCTGCTCGCATGAGGCGGCGAGAGTGCACCAAGCGCTGGGCTACGCCGCGCGGAAGTTTGTTGTTGTTCCTAATGGTTACGATCTGGAGCGCTTTTCGCCCGATACAGAGGCGCGCGAACGCTTGCGGGCCGAGTGGGGTGTCGATGCTCAGACGCCACTAATAGGTATGGTAGCGCGTTTTAATCCACAAAAAGACCACGCCAACTTGCTTGCGGCACTTGGTTTGCTCAAACAGCAAGGCGTTAAATTCCGTTGCGTCCTTGTAGGCACGGGAATGGATAACACCAATGAGGATTTGACGAAGCGTATTGCCGAGGCAGGCTTAGATGAGTACGTGTACCTTCTAGGACCGCGAGATGACATTCCCGCGATCATGAACACTCTTGATGTGCATGTATTATCCAGTGCTGGTGAGGCATTCCCCAACGTGCTGGCTGAAGCCATGGCTTGCGGAACGCCGTGTGTGACCACAGACGTCGGGGATGCCGCGTTCATTGTTGGGGAAACGGGATGGGTGGTCCCTCCCAGGGATAGCCGCGCTTTGGCGGAAGCGCTCGTCGCTGCGCTGACGCAGCGGCAGAATGAAGATAGTTGGCAGGCAAGAAAATTGGCGTGTCGCGAGCGGATAGCGACGCACTTTACCCTGGATGCGATGATAAGCGGTTATCGAAAAGTGTGGGTGAAAGCGGCTGAATCCACTCGCACGACTTCCGTAAAAGCTCCTCGAAACGGTTAG